One window from the genome of Immundisolibacter sp. encodes:
- a CDS encoding DUF1722 domain-containing protein, which translates to MPELPRLRLGVSACLLGQPVRYDGGHKRDSFVADLLGTHFELLPLCPEVAIGLGVPRRPIRLVQTAAGLRVRGVHDPALDVTDALDGEAARVSRDLPDLCGYVLKKNSPSCGMARVKTYTEAGMPNGRASGAYAAGLMARQALLPVEEEGRLNDPPLRENFIERVFAYARWQALTASEVSGAALVDFHSRHKYQLLAHNQAAYRRLGPLVAGAGRRPAPQLLDQYGREFMAALARPASVGNHVNVLQHLVGYLKDALDPGDKTELQAAIDAYRTGRGPLLVPITLLRHHLRRHPQPWAARQTYLHPDPREQLLRYHA; encoded by the coding sequence ATGCCGGAGCTACCGCGCCTGCGCCTTGGCGTCAGCGCCTGCCTGCTCGGCCAGCCGGTGCGTTACGACGGCGGCCACAAGCGCGACAGCTTCGTAGCCGACCTGCTGGGGACACACTTCGAGCTGCTGCCGCTGTGCCCGGAGGTGGCCATCGGCCTGGGCGTGCCGCGCCGGCCGATCCGGCTGGTGCAGACCGCCGCCGGCCTGCGCGTGCGCGGCGTGCACGACCCGGCACTGGACGTGACCGATGCGCTGGACGGCGAGGCGGCGCGCGTCAGTCGCGATCTGCCGGACCTGTGCGGCTACGTGCTGAAGAAAAATTCGCCCAGCTGCGGCATGGCAAGAGTCAAGACCTACACCGAAGCGGGCATGCCGAACGGCCGCGCCAGCGGCGCCTATGCCGCCGGCCTGATGGCGCGCCAGGCCCTGCTGCCGGTGGAGGAGGAAGGTCGCCTGAACGATCCGCCGCTGCGCGAGAACTTCATCGAGCGGGTGTTCGCCTATGCCCGCTGGCAGGCCCTGACGGCGAGCGAGGTGAGCGGTGCGGCGCTGGTCGACTTCCACAGCCGCCACAAGTATCAGCTGCTGGCCCACAACCAGGCCGCCTACCGGCGCCTGGGTCCGCTGGTGGCCGGCGCCGGCCGGCGCCCGGCGCCACAGCTGCTGGACCAGTACGGTCGCGAGTTCATGGCCGCGCTGGCGCGGCCCGCCAGCGTCGGCAACCACGTCAACGTGCTGCAGCACCTGGTCGGGTATCTGAAGGACGCGCTCGACCCAGGCGACAAGACCGAACTGCAGGCGGCCATCGACGCCTACCGGACCGGCCGCGGCCCGCTGCTGGTGCCAATCACCTTGCTGCGCCATCACCTGCGACGCCATCCGCAGCCCTGGGCGGCGCGGCAGACCTACCTGCATCCCGACCCGCGCGAGCAGCTGTTGCGCTATCACGCCTGA
- a CDS encoding NnrS family protein, translating to MIAKPAAGVPLLRLGFRPFFLGAALFAVLAAGLWAAAYAGWLGGLAPRGSWLTWHMHEMPFGFAVAVIAGFLLTAVQAWTGSPGLRGRWLAAVFALWLAARIGWLWPGLPWPVLVALELAFLPAVAVRVGWQLGRVGQRRNYPLVALLVLLTLTDALALGALAAGDFEWLRRALWAALWLIGTVIAIVGGRVIPLFTASGLQLPAPIAPRRWLEALAHGGLPLFAGLALAGAGLAPDRRLAPLFLLLGIAHAVRLARWFRPGVLRVPLLWSLHLAYAWLVLALLGLAAWHLGLPILGSAALHLFTIGTIGGLILAMMARVSLGHTGRALQPPALMSLAFGAVAVAAAVRAGLAGVAPRLAVAVSAALWCLGFGLFVWCYAPMLSRPRVDGGAG from the coding sequence ATGATCGCCAAACCGGCGGCCGGAGTGCCGCTGCTGCGGCTCGGCTTTCGGCCGTTTTTTCTGGGCGCCGCGCTGTTCGCCGTGCTGGCGGCGGGGCTGTGGGCGGCGGCCTACGCCGGCTGGCTGGGCGGACTCGCGCCGCGCGGCAGCTGGCTGACCTGGCACATGCACGAGATGCCGTTCGGCTTTGCCGTGGCGGTGATCGCCGGGTTTCTGCTCACCGCGGTGCAGGCCTGGACCGGCTCGCCCGGGCTGCGCGGCCGGTGGCTTGCAGCAGTGTTCGCGCTGTGGCTGGCGGCGCGCATCGGCTGGCTGTGGCCGGGTTTGCCCTGGCCGGTGCTGGTGGCGCTGGAACTCGCGTTCCTGCCGGCGGTGGCGGTGCGTGTGGGCTGGCAGCTCGGGCGCGTCGGGCAGCGGCGCAACTATCCGCTGGTCGCGCTGCTGGTGCTGCTGACGCTGACGGACGCGCTGGCGCTGGGGGCGCTGGCGGCGGGCGATTTCGAATGGTTGCGCCGCGCCCTGTGGGCCGCGCTGTGGCTGATCGGCACGGTCATCGCCATCGTCGGCGGGCGCGTGATTCCGTTGTTCACCGCGAGCGGCCTGCAACTGCCAGCGCCGATCGCCCCGCGCCGCTGGCTGGAGGCACTGGCCCACGGCGGCCTGCCGCTGTTCGCGGGGCTGGCGCTCGCCGGGGCGGGGCTGGCGCCGGACAGGCGTCTGGCGCCGCTGTTCCTGCTGCTGGGGATCGCCCATGCCGTGCGCCTGGCGCGCTGGTTTCGGCCTGGCGTTTTGCGCGTGCCGCTGCTGTGGTCGCTGCACCTGGCCTACGCCTGGCTGGTGTTGGCGCTGCTGGGGCTGGCGGCCTGGCACCTGGGTCTGCCGATCCTGGGCAGTGCGGCGCTGCACCTGTTCACCATCGGCACCATAGGCGGTCTGATCCTGGCCATGATGGCGCGCGTCAGCCTGGGCCACACCGGGCGGGCGCTGCAGCCGCCGGCATTGATGTCGCTCGCGTTCGGGGCCGTCGCTGTGGCCGCGGCCGTGCGCGCCGGACTGGCCGGCGTGGCGCCGCGCCTGGCGGTGGCCGTGTCGGCGGCGCTGTGGTGCCTCGGGTTTGGCCTGTTCGTGTGGTGTTATGCGCCCATGCTGAGCCGGCCGCGTGTGGACGGCGGCGCCGGCTGA
- a CDS encoding hemerythrin domain-containing protein, producing the protein MSHDNPIHQLMHEHHHILQVVHGLSAIDQDLAAGRMPDRARLRNIVAFMREFADQCHHAKEEAILFPAMEDKGVPHGGCPLEGLLREHARGRELVGALATATAALAGGDASASSAARSAIAGIQQLYPNHIWKEDEMVFPMARRLFTEAELDALGARFEQAEIDLGQDHDRFVAFADEMAALLGQAQ; encoded by the coding sequence ATGTCTCATGACAACCCTATTCACCAGCTCATGCACGAGCATCACCACATCCTGCAGGTGGTGCACGGCCTGAGCGCCATCGACCAGGACCTGGCGGCTGGCCGCATGCCGGACCGCGCGCGCCTGCGCAACATCGTCGCCTTCATGCGCGAGTTCGCCGACCAGTGCCATCACGCCAAGGAAGAAGCCATCCTGTTCCCGGCCATGGAGGACAAGGGCGTGCCGCACGGCGGCTGTCCGCTGGAAGGACTGCTGCGTGAACACGCCAGGGGGCGCGAACTGGTCGGCGCGCTGGCAACCGCGACCGCGGCGCTGGCCGGCGGCGACGCATCCGCCAGCAGCGCCGCACGCAGCGCCATCGCCGGCATCCAGCAGCTGTATCCGAACCACATCTGGAAGGAAGACGAAATGGTGTTTCCGATGGCGCGCCGCCTGTTCACCGAGGCCGAGCTGGATGCCCTGGGCGCGCGGTTCGAACAGGCGGAAATCGACCTCGGCCAGGACCACGACCGCTTCGTGGCCTTTGCGGACGAGATGGCCGCCCTGCTGGGGCAGGCGCAGTAG
- the hmpA gene encoding NO-inducible flavohemoprotein produces MLSEQHRDLVKATVPLLEAGGEALTRHFYGIMLDEYPQVRPLFNQAHQASGAQPRALANGILQYARHIDHLDALGPLVGQVVQKHVSLQVLPEQYPIVGTCLLRAIREVLGAEVATDAVIAAWAAAYQQLADLLIGAEAEVYAAAATAPGGWRGARPFQVARKVIECDEIVSLYLQPADGGPVMAFRPGQYIGLKLTVDGQEVRRNYSLSAPPNGSTYRISVKREAGGLVSNFLHDAVGTGATIDLFPPAGDFVLQPGSRPLVLISGGVGITPTLPMLHAAHEQNRPVTFLHFARSGRVHAFRDWVDDLVVRHAQARRFYCYEEDGAVQADAYGRASPELLARCLPSARDVDAYFVGPPPFMGAIKRMLGELGVPAGQMHWEFFGPAAALEG; encoded by the coding sequence ATGCTTTCCGAACAACACCGCGATCTGGTCAAGGCCACCGTGCCGCTGCTGGAGGCCGGCGGCGAGGCGCTCACCCGCCACTTCTACGGCATCATGCTGGACGAGTACCCGCAGGTGCGCCCGCTGTTCAACCAGGCCCACCAGGCCAGCGGCGCGCAGCCACGGGCGCTCGCCAACGGCATCCTGCAATACGCCCGCCATATCGACCACCTGGACGCGCTCGGGCCGCTGGTCGGGCAGGTGGTGCAAAAGCATGTCTCGCTGCAGGTGCTGCCGGAGCAGTACCCGATCGTCGGCACCTGCCTGCTGCGGGCGATTCGCGAGGTGCTGGGCGCGGAGGTGGCGACCGATGCGGTCATCGCGGCCTGGGCGGCGGCCTACCAGCAGCTCGCGGACCTGTTGATCGGTGCCGAGGCGGAGGTCTACGCGGCCGCTGCGACAGCGCCCGGCGGCTGGCGCGGCGCAAGACCGTTTCAGGTGGCGCGCAAGGTGATCGAGTGCGACGAGATCGTCTCGCTGTACCTGCAACCGGCCGACGGTGGTCCGGTGATGGCCTTCCGGCCGGGCCAGTACATCGGTCTGAAACTCACCGTCGACGGCCAGGAGGTGCGGCGCAATTACTCGCTCTCCGCCCCGCCCAACGGGTCGACCTACCGCATCAGCGTCAAGCGCGAGGCGGGCGGGCTGGTCTCGAATTTCCTGCACGATGCGGTCGGCACCGGTGCGACGATCGATCTGTTTCCGCCGGCCGGCGATTTCGTGCTGCAGCCGGGCAGCCGGCCGCTGGTGCTGATCAGCGGCGGCGTCGGCATCACCCCCACGCTGCCCATGCTGCACGCGGCGCACGAGCAAAACCGGCCGGTGACCTTCCTGCACTTCGCGCGCAGCGGCCGGGTGCATGCGTTTCGGGACTGGGTGGACGACCTGGTGGTCCGGCATGCGCAGGCGCGGCGGTTTTATTGTTACGAGGAAGATGGCGCCGTACAGGCGGACGCTTACGGCCGGGCAAGCCCCGAGTTGCTGGCGCGCTGCTTGCCATCGGCGCGCGATGTGGATGCCTATTTCGTCGGTCCACCGCCGTTCATGGGCGCCATCAAGCGCATGCTGGGCGAGCTTGGCGTGCCGGCCGGGCAGATGCACTGGGAGTTCTTCGGCCCGGCAGCGGCGCTGGAGGGCTGA
- the norR gene encoding nitric oxide reductase transcriptional regulator NorR yields MTPPQQLAAFAQVVETLARDEPDEARYRHLLEAALALFPCDATALLRLEGDTLQPLAVIGLSHDTLGRRFRLQDHPRLLTLLQRRGPTRLAADCQLPDPYDGLVEGRTGQLEVHDCMGCPLYVDEHPWGLLTLDALDPQAFGGVDLDLLEAYGRLASAVVALGERIGSLAQQAQREQQLARTLAEDPALLRQRELIGHSAPMRRLQAEIDTVAATDLTVLIGGETGVGKELVAQAIHARSRRAQQPLITLNCAALPDNLVESELFGHVRGAFTGALRERCGKFELADGGTLLLDEIGELPLAVQAKLLRVLQSGQLQRLGSDREHHVDVRVLAATNRDLAAEVRAGRFRADLYHRLSAYPLTVPPLRERGRDVLLLAGGFLEENRVRLGLRGLRLAADAQQALLHQPWPGNVRELEHLIGRAALRALAQQPQRPRILTVHAQHLDLSPTASAAVDDAPANTPPAQTGLRQAVADLQRRMIEQALSRHAGNWAAAARELRQDRGNLQRLAGRLGLK; encoded by the coding sequence ATGACCCCACCCCAACAGCTCGCCGCCTTCGCGCAGGTGGTCGAAACCCTGGCGCGGGACGAGCCCGACGAGGCCCGTTACCGGCACCTGCTGGAAGCCGCACTGGCGCTTTTCCCCTGTGACGCCACTGCGCTGCTGCGTCTGGAAGGCGACACGCTGCAACCGCTGGCGGTGATCGGACTGAGCCATGACACGCTGGGGCGGCGCTTTCGCCTGCAGGACCACCCACGCCTGCTGACGCTACTGCAGCGGCGCGGGCCGACGCGCCTGGCGGCCGACTGTCAGCTGCCCGACCCCTACGACGGGCTGGTCGAGGGGCGAACCGGCCAGCTCGAAGTGCACGACTGCATGGGCTGCCCGCTGTACGTCGACGAACATCCCTGGGGCCTGCTGACGCTGGATGCGCTGGACCCGCAGGCCTTCGGCGGCGTCGATCTGGATCTGCTGGAGGCTTACGGCCGGTTGGCCAGCGCCGTCGTGGCGCTCGGCGAGCGCATCGGCAGCCTCGCCCAGCAGGCACAGCGCGAGCAACAGCTGGCGCGCACCCTGGCCGAAGACCCGGCGCTGCTGCGCCAGCGCGAACTGATCGGCCACAGCGCGCCCATGCGCCGCCTGCAGGCCGAGATCGACACGGTGGCCGCCACCGACCTGACGGTGCTGATCGGCGGCGAGACCGGCGTCGGCAAGGAACTGGTGGCACAGGCCATCCACGCCCGCTCGCGCCGTGCGCAGCAGCCGCTGATCACCCTCAACTGCGCCGCCCTGCCGGACAACCTGGTCGAAAGCGAGCTGTTCGGCCATGTGCGCGGCGCGTTCACCGGCGCGCTGCGCGAGCGCTGCGGCAAGTTCGAACTGGCCGACGGCGGCACCCTGCTGCTGGACGAAATCGGCGAGCTGCCGCTGGCGGTGCAGGCCAAATTGCTGCGCGTGCTGCAAAGCGGCCAGTTGCAGCGCCTGGGCTCGGATCGCGAACACCACGTCGACGTGCGCGTGCTGGCCGCCACCAACCGGGATCTGGCGGCGGAAGTCCGCGCCGGGCGTTTTCGCGCCGACCTGTACCACCGGCTGAGCGCCTATCCGCTCACCGTACCGCCGCTGCGCGAGCGTGGCCGCGACGTGCTGCTGCTGGCCGGCGGCTTCCTGGAGGAAAACCGCGTGCGCCTGGGGCTGCGCGGCCTGCGCCTGGCCGCCGACGCGCAGCAGGCCCTGCTGCACCAGCCCTGGCCCGGCAACGTGCGCGAGCTCGAACACCTGATCGGCCGGGCCGCCCTGCGCGCGCTGGCGCAGCAGCCGCAGCGCCCGCGCATCCTGACCGTGCATGCGCAGCATCTGGACCTGTCGCCGACGGCCAGCGCAGCGGTCGACGATGCACCCGCCAACACGCCGCCCGCCCAGACCGGCCTGCGCCAGGCGGTCGCAGACCTGCAGCGACGCATGATCGAGCAGGCCCTGAGCCGTCACGCCGGCAACTGGGCCGCTGCCGCGCGCGAATTGCGGCAGGATCGGGGCAACCTGCAGCGCCTGGCCGGACGCCTTGGCCTGAAATAG
- a CDS encoding OmpW family protein — translation MTMIHDAGRVAALGLVLAGAAQSAAAYEAGDLLVRGRVIAVDPREDSGTVKSSVAGAIPGSGAGLDSNITPELDFTYMLTPNWGLELILASSEHDVSGTGTLAGLGKLFDARTLPPTLTVQYHFNTNGGIRPYVGIGLNYTLFFNEDATSDFKSAMGGKANVELDDSWGLAGNVGVDVAINKDWFVNADVKYIDMDTTATIKTNALGRLKVDVDVDPWVYGIGIGRRF, via the coding sequence ATGACGATGATCCATGACGCCGGCCGCGTCGCTGCCCTCGGCCTGGTCCTCGCCGGCGCGGCACAGTCCGCGGCAGCTTATGAAGCCGGTGACCTGCTGGTCCGCGGCCGCGTGATCGCCGTCGATCCGCGCGAGGACAGCGGCACGGTGAAAAGCAGCGTCGCCGGCGCCATTCCGGGCAGCGGCGCCGGGCTTGATTCCAACATCACCCCGGAGCTGGATTTCACTTACATGCTGACGCCCAACTGGGGCCTAGAGCTGATCCTGGCGTCCAGCGAACACGACGTCAGTGGCACCGGGACGCTCGCCGGCCTGGGCAAGCTGTTCGATGCGCGCACACTGCCGCCGACGCTCACCGTGCAATACCACTTCAACACCAACGGCGGCATCCGCCCGTACGTCGGGATCGGCCTGAACTACACGCTGTTCTTCAACGAGGACGCCACATCCGACTTCAAGTCGGCGATGGGCGGCAAGGCCAACGTGGAACTGGACGACTCCTGGGGCTTGGCCGGCAATGTCGGCGTGGACGTGGCCATCAACAAGGACTGGTTCGTCAACGCCGACGTCAAGTACATCGATATGGATACCACCGCCACCATCAAGACCAACGCCCTGGGGCGCCTGAAGGTGGACGTGGACGTCGATCCTTGGGTCTACGGCATCGGCATCGGCCGTCGCTTCTGA
- a CDS encoding glycosyltransferase family 2 protein, whose translation MPELTVVVPTFNEAGNIAAVVAEVEQALAGVDWELLFVDDDSPDGTADRVREMAQRDRRVRCLQRIGRRGLASACIEGMLASSAPYVAVMDGDLQHDPALLPAMLDTLRGGGTDIVIGSRHVAGGGVGDFSSQRQGISRLATRLSRAVLKADLSDPMSGFFMLTRPALMDCLRHGVSAIGYKILVDLFASAPRPLRFVELPYTFRARQAGHSKLDSKVVWDYLMLLADKLVGRFVPVRFLAFSAIGGLGVGVHLAVLGLAFRGLGMDFVAAQALATLVAMGFNYVLNNSLTYRDRRRRGWRFFTGWLSFVLACSVGAFANVGIAAYLFDRQTFWLLSALSGVLVGAVWNYAVTSVYTWRK comes from the coding sequence ATGCCCGAGCTGACCGTCGTAGTACCCACCTTCAATGAAGCCGGGAACATCGCCGCCGTGGTGGCGGAAGTCGAACAGGCGCTGGCCGGCGTCGACTGGGAACTGCTGTTCGTGGACGACGACTCGCCCGACGGCACGGCCGACCGGGTGCGGGAGATGGCGCAGCGCGACCGGCGTGTGCGTTGCCTGCAGCGGATCGGCCGCCGGGGTCTGGCCAGCGCCTGCATCGAGGGCATGCTGGCCTCGTCGGCACCGTATGTGGCGGTCATGGACGGCGACCTGCAGCACGATCCGGCCCTGCTGCCGGCCATGCTGGATACCCTGCGCGGCGGTGGGACCGACATCGTCATCGGCAGCCGCCATGTCGCCGGTGGTGGCGTTGGCGATTTTTCCAGCCAGCGTCAGGGCATCAGCCGCCTGGCCACGCGCCTGAGCCGGGCGGTGCTCAAGGCCGACCTGAGCGACCCGATGAGCGGCTTTTTCATGCTGACCCGGCCGGCGCTGATGGACTGCCTGCGCCACGGCGTGTCGGCCATCGGCTACAAGATCCTGGTCGACCTGTTCGCGTCGGCGCCGCGGCCGCTGCGCTTCGTCGAGCTGCCCTACACCTTTCGCGCGCGTCAGGCCGGCCACAGCAAGCTCGACAGCAAGGTGGTTTGGGACTACCTGATGCTGCTGGCGGACAAGCTGGTTGGGCGTTTCGTGCCGGTCAGGTTCCTCGCCTTCTCGGCCATCGGCGGCCTGGGCGTCGGGGTGCATCTGGCCGTGCTGGGGCTGGCGTTTCGCGGCCTGGGCATGGACTTTGTGGCGGCGCAGGCGCTGGCCACGCTGGTGGCCATGGGCTTCAACTACGTCCTGAACAATAGCCTGACCTATCGCGACCGGCGCCGGCGCGGTTGGCGTTTCTTCACAGGCTGGCTGTCGTTCGTGCTGGCCTGCAGCGTGGGCGCCTTTGCCAACGTGGGCATCGCGGCGTATCTGTTCGACCGGCAGACCTTCTGGTTGCTGTCGGCCCTGTCCGGGGTGCTGGTCGGCGCAGTGTGGAACTACGCCGTGACCAGCGTCTACACCTGGCGCAAGTGA
- a CDS encoding aromatic ring-hydroxylating dioxygenase subunit alpha has translation MDCPSTSRGFSGFRAYLDERPVDGVRRLDRGLYTDPELFDLELERIFEGGWAYLAHESQIPYPGNFVTLTLGRQPVIVSRDERGHVGVFVNACPHHGATLLRETQGSVPDFSCPSHGWCFNLDGELAAVLKEKDGAYPPQFDKRQHGLSRLPRVDSYRGFIFASLNAAVPSLTDHLGPATRCIDLLVDQSEEGLELLRGQATYTYPGNWKLQLESGVDGYHLHATHATYIATADRRRARGAGRDAVHAMQLGRVDRQKHSGYFDLGRGHVMLWGDWPNPQDRPNFSRYDEYRDRLGEATARWMVGRLRNLLIYPNLLLLDHMSSQLRVIRPLAVDLTEVTTHAIAPRDEGPDDRLRRIRQYEDFFNASGMATADDLSEFRQRQIGCNGRAVRWSDYSRGLARRGDPELAQELGLDLPPGGASLEDEGAAMVLHRRWLALMEGAG, from the coding sequence ATGGACTGCCCAAGCACAAGCCGGGGTTTCTCGGGTTTCCGTGCCTACCTGGATGAACGGCCCGTCGATGGCGTGCGCCGGCTCGACCGCGGCCTGTACACCGACCCCGAACTGTTCGACCTGGAACTGGAACGCATCTTCGAGGGCGGCTGGGCGTACCTGGCCCACGAGAGCCAGATTCCGTATCCGGGCAATTTCGTCACCCTGACCCTGGGTCGCCAGCCGGTCATCGTCAGTCGCGACGAGCGCGGCCACGTCGGCGTGTTCGTCAACGCCTGTCCGCACCACGGCGCCACGCTGCTGCGCGAGACTCAAGGCAGCGTGCCGGACTTCAGCTGCCCGTCGCACGGCTGGTGCTTCAACCTCGACGGCGAGCTGGCGGCCGTGCTCAAGGAAAAGGACGGCGCCTACCCGCCACAGTTCGACAAGCGCCAGCACGGCCTCAGCCGCCTGCCTCGCGTGGACAGCTACCGCGGCTTCATCTTCGCCAGCCTGAACGCTGCGGTGCCGTCGCTCACCGACCACCTGGGACCGGCCACCCGCTGCATCGACCTGCTGGTCGACCAGAGCGAGGAGGGGCTGGAACTGCTGCGCGGCCAGGCGACCTATACCTATCCCGGCAACTGGAAGCTGCAACTGGAAAGCGGCGTCGACGGCTACCACCTGCATGCCACGCACGCCACGTACATCGCCACTGCGGATCGACGGCGGGCGCGCGGCGCCGGGCGCGACGCCGTGCACGCCATGCAGCTGGGCCGCGTGGACCGGCAGAAGCACAGCGGTTACTTCGACCTCGGCCGCGGTCACGTGATGCTGTGGGGCGACTGGCCGAATCCGCAGGACCGGCCCAATTTCAGCCGCTACGACGAGTACCGCGATCGCCTGGGCGAGGCCACGGCGCGCTGGATGGTCGGGCGCCTGCGCAACCTGCTGATCTACCCGAACCTGCTGTTGCTGGATCACATGTCCTCGCAGCTGCGGGTGATCCGGCCGCTGGCGGTGGACCTGACCGAGGTGACCACGCATGCCATCGCCCCGCGCGACGAAGGGCCCGACGACCGCCTGCGCCGCATTCGCCAGTACGAGGATTTCTTCAACGCCAGCGGCATGGCCACGGCCGACGATCTGAGCGAGTTTCGCCAGCGCCAGATCGGCTGCAACGGTCGCGCCGTGCGCTGGAGCGACTACTCGCGCGGCCTGGCGCGCCGCGGCGATCCCGAACTGGCGCAGGAGCTGGGTCTGGACTTGCCTCCCGGCGGCGCCAGCCTGGAGGACGAGGGCGCCGCCATGGTGCTGCACCGGCGCTGGTTGGCGCTGATGGAAGGCGCCGGCTGA
- the fnr gene encoding fumarate/nitrate reduction transcriptional regulator Fnr: MNETSLSLRNMQRACRSCSLHELCLPLGVSDTDIDLLEKIVHRSRPLPRGKYLFREGDPFTSIFVARSGAVKSFTVGQDGSEQIIGFHLPGELLGLDGLTQGVHAASARTLETVSVCEVPFERLEETARQVPALQHQLLRLMSREITKREEQLLSLGKQSPERRLAVLLLSLSVRFSQRGYSATRFLLPMARIDIANFLGLAAETVSRLLRRLQDTGVLAIDGRAVDILNLPELRALAGAEPDEPAREACR, encoded by the coding sequence GTGAACGAGACCTCACTGTCCCTGCGCAACATGCAGCGTGCCTGCCGCAGCTGCAGCCTGCACGAGCTGTGCCTGCCACTGGGCGTGAGCGACACCGACATCGACCTGCTGGAGAAGATCGTCCACCGCTCGCGCCCGCTGCCGCGCGGCAAATATCTGTTCCGCGAGGGCGATCCGTTCACGTCCATCTTCGTGGCCAGGTCCGGGGCGGTCAAAAGCTTCACCGTCGGCCAGGATGGCAGTGAGCAGATCATCGGCTTTCACCTGCCGGGCGAGCTGTTGGGCCTGGACGGACTTACGCAGGGCGTGCACGCGGCCAGCGCCCGTACGCTCGAGACGGTCAGCGTGTGCGAGGTGCCATTCGAGCGCCTCGAGGAAACCGCCCGCCAGGTGCCGGCCCTGCAGCATCAGTTGCTGCGCCTGATGAGCCGCGAGATCACCAAGCGCGAGGAACAACTGCTGTCGTTGGGCAAGCAGTCACCGGAACGACGCCTGGCGGTGCTGCTGCTGAGCCTGTCGGTGCGTTTCTCGCAGCGCGGGTATTCGGCAACGCGTTTTCTGTTGCCCATGGCGCGCATCGACATCGCCAATTTCCTCGGCCTGGCGGCGGAAACCGTCAGTCGCCTGCTGCGCCGCCTGCAGGATACCGGCGTGCTGGCCATCGACGGCCGCGCGGTCGACATCCTGAACCTGCCCGAGCTGCGCGCCCTGGCCGGTGCCGAGCCGGACGAGCCCGCGCGCGAAGCCTGCCGCTGA
- a CDS encoding ACP phosphodiesterase — protein MLAHALLAQHAGCSLVGNLLGDFVRGAPPPHFPPAWQDGIRLHRRIDGFVDRHAASARSVARLPAEQRRWARVALDVYYDHLLACDWARYSSVPLAQFAAGVYATLDEHYPALPPNLARFAGFMASRDLLAGYREPAVIAEVLARMAGRVRRPNTLAKVFPDLAAARDGIAQDFSQLFPATLAFARSEVAARCVQPAA, from the coding sequence GTGCTTGCCCATGCGCTGCTTGCCCAGCACGCCGGCTGCTCGCTGGTCGGCAACCTGCTGGGTGATTTCGTGCGCGGCGCGCCGCCACCACATTTCCCGCCCGCCTGGCAGGACGGCATCCGCCTGCACCGGCGCATCGACGGCTTCGTCGATCGCCATGCCGCCTCCGCCCGCAGCGTGGCGCGTCTGCCGGCCGAGCAACGGCGCTGGGCGCGGGTGGCGCTGGATGTCTATTACGACCACCTGCTGGCCTGCGACTGGGCGCGCTACAGCAGCGTGCCGCTGGCGCAGTTCGCCGCTGGCGTGTATGCGACGCTCGACGAGCACTACCCTGCCCTGCCACCGAATCTGGCGCGGTTTGCCGGCTTCATGGCCAGCCGCGACCTGCTCGCCGGCTATCGCGAGCCGGCGGTCATCGCCGAAGTCCTGGCGCGCATGGCCGGGCGAGTGCGCCGGCCCAACACCCTGGCCAAGGTGTTCCCCGACCTGGCCGCGGCCCGCGACGGCATCGCGCAGGATTTCTCGCAGCTGTTCCCGGCCACGCTGGCCTTCGCCCGCAGCGAGGTCGCCGCGCGCTGCGTGCAGCCGGCGGCCTGA
- a CDS encoding class I SAM-dependent methyltransferase, giving the protein MIPDLEGHFRRQTRPQRADLTQVAIAAAADGIPTIGPVLGNLLALLARFGGARRVLDLGAGNGYSTLYLADGMAGEGEIVALESDPRRAVAARQNLVGCRVRTSVLIGAAQEVLPGLVAPFDLILLDIDKADYLYALDHCARLLRPGGLLVADNTGFVDAEPFNAALAADQRFRSVNLLCLLPGHSPEQDGVALAVRL; this is encoded by the coding sequence ATGATTCCCGACCTGGAAGGCCATTTTCGCCGCCAGACCCGACCCCAGCGGGCCGATCTGACGCAGGTGGCGATTGCTGCTGCCGCCGACGGCATCCCCACCATCGGGCCAGTGTTGGGCAACCTGCTGGCCCTGCTGGCGCGGTTCGGTGGCGCGCGGCGCGTGCTCGATCTGGGCGCCGGCAACGGCTACTCGACCCTGTATCTGGCCGACGGCATGGCCGGCGAGGGCGAAATCGTGGCCCTCGAAAGCGATCCGCGCCGGGCCGTGGCAGCCCGCCAGAACCTGGTCGGCTGCCGCGTCAGGACCAGCGTGCTGATCGGCGCCGCGCAGGAAGTACTGCCGGGCCTGGTGGCCCCGTTCGACCTGATTCTGCTGGACATCGACAAGGCCGACTACCTGTACGCGCTGGATCACTGCGCCCGTCTGCTGCGCCCCGGCGGCCTGCTGGTGGCCGACAACACCGGCTTTGTGGATGCCGAGCCGTTCAACGCCGCGCTGGCCGCCGATCAACGCTTTCGCAGCGTGAACCTGCTGTGCCTGCTGCCGGGGCACAGCCCGGAGCAGGACGGCGTGGCGCTGGCCGTGCGCCTGTAA